A segment of the Cetobacterium ceti genome:
ATTCTATGTATAGTTTTAATACTCTTTTTGAGAACAAAACAAATGGAGATAAGTTCTTAAACCTTATCTCCATTTAAATTTTATTTTTTTAATCAATCCATATTTCAGTTTCTTTATCAAAATCTTCTGATTCATAAAGTTTTCTCATTACTCTTTCTGCTTCTTTTTTGTTTGTAAATATTCCATAGGAATATTCAATATCATTCATTTTTACAATAATTTCAAACATTAATAATCACCTTAATTAATTTTTTTCCTATGTATTTATAATAAATCTTCTTAATAATCAATAAGACCATTTTCATAAAAACTATAATAATTTTCTTCAGTTAAAATAATATGATCTATTATTTTAATATCTATTTTTCTTAATAAGTCTTCTAAATCTTTAGTTAAATCTATATCTTTCCTACTTGGAGTAAAATTCCCACTAGGATGATTATGGGCAAATATAATTCCTTTAGTGGGATATTTAAGCGCTTTTTCTATTATTAGTCTAGGATAAACTATACTTCTATCTACTGTTCCTCTAAATAAAGTTTCTTCTCCAACTAAATAATTAGAGGAGTTTAAGAATATAACCTTAAACTCCTCTGTATTTTTAAATCCTATATTTCCTCTTAAATATTCTAAAAGCTCTGTTTTTCCTTTAACTGTAACCAAATCTTTTTTGTTTAAATTTCCTTTTGTTATTGTATCCATTAATTCTCTAAATTCTTCTATTTCTTCATTTATCTCATAAGATTTCATTCTTTCAATAACCTCATCTATATCTTTACATTTTAAAAAATCTAAAATTTTTCTCATAAATTTAATTGTCCTCCATATTAATTAATAACCTAACCATTTTTTCCCTTCGCAAGCTCTATTATTGAACTGATTCCATATTTTTTCATCTAAGAATTCAAAATGAATAGTTCCTTTTTTAAAAACTTTAAATCTAAAAAATTCTGATTTATACCATTTGCTAAACTCAATACCTTCTTTAATTGTTTGCTCTATTGTCTTTATGCGCATAATATCTTTTCCTATTAAATTACATAAAACTTTTTCTAAATCGCGTAATTTATCAGCTTTTGTATAATCTAAACTTTTTATTATATTAGATTTTACATATTTCAAATCTAGCCAATTAATCATATTAGG
Coding sequences within it:
- a CDS encoding dsRNA-binding motif domain-containing protein gives rise to the protein MFEIIVKMNDIEYSYGIFTNKKEAERVMRKLYESEDFDKETEIWID
- a CDS encoding JAB domain-containing protein; its protein translation is MRKILDFLKCKDIDEVIERMKSYEINEEIEEFRELMDTITKGNLNKKDLVTVKGKTELLEYLRGNIGFKNTEEFKVIFLNSSNYLVGEETLFRGTVDRSIVYPRLIIEKALKYPTKGIIFAHNHPSGNFTPSRKDIDLTKDLEDLLRKIDIKIIDHIILTEENYYSFYENGLIDY